A single region of the Pan troglodytes isolate AG18354 chromosome 18, NHGRI_mPanTro3-v2.0_pri, whole genome shotgun sequence genome encodes:
- the LOC100608310 gene encoding LOW QUALITY PROTEIN: nuclear pore complex-interacting protein family member B13 (The sequence of the model RefSeq protein was modified relative to this genomic sequence to represent the inferred CDS: deleted 1 base in 1 codon): MVKLSIVLTPQFLSHDQGQLTKELQQHVKSVTCPCEYLRKVINTLADHHHRGTDFGGSPWLGIIIEFPRSYKVVITLWTVYLWVSFLKTIFQSENGHDGSTDVQQRAWRSNRRRQEGNKIGLKDVITLWRHVETKVRAKIHKMKVTTKINHHDKINGKRKTAKKQAMFQRAQELRRRAEDYYKCKITPSARKPLCNWVRMAAGEHRHSSGLPYWRYLTAETLTNRMGHQTPPLATQEAEAEEPPKPKRRRAAEVKPSSPEPKRQRAAEVKPSSPEPKRRRAAEVKPSSPEPKRRRAAEVKPSSPKPKRQRAAEVKPSSPKPKRRRAADVESSSPEPKRRRTAEVKPSSPKPKRRRAAEVKPSSPKPKRRRAAEVKLLSPKPKRRRDAEVKPSSPKSKRRRAAEVKPSSPKPKRQRASEVIPSSPKPKRRSAAEEKPSSPKPKRQRATEVKPSSPKPKRRRAAVMEPSSPEPKMRRAAVVQPSSPEPKRRRAAEVEPSSTKPERRRAAEVEPSSPKPERRRATEVKPSSPKPRITEVKPSSPKPKRRRAAEVIPSSPKPKRQRATEVKPSSPEPKRRRAADVKPSSPEPKRRRAADVESASPEPKRRRATEVTPSSPKPKRRRAAEVKPSSPKPKRQRAADVESSSPEPKRRRAAEVKPSSPKPKRRRAAEVKPSSPEPNRRRAADVEPSSPEPKRRRAAEVKPSSPKPNRRRAAEVKPSSPKPKRRRAAEVKPSSPKPERRRAADVEPSSPKPKRRRATEVKPSSPKPKRQRAAEVKPSSPKPNRRRAAEVKPSSPKPKRRRATEVKPSSPKPKRRRAAEVKPSSPKPKRRRAAEVKPSSPKPKRRRAPEVKPSSPKPKRRRVADVESSSPEPKRRRAAEVKPSSPKPRRRRAADVETSSPKPKRQRAAEVKPSSPEPKRQRAAEVKTSSPEPKWRRAAEVKPSSPKPKRRRAADAEPSSPEHKRRRAAEVKPSSPNPKRRRAAEVKPSSPEPKRRRAADVESSSPEPEAEAAEVKPSSPEPKRRRAAEVKPSSPEPKRRRVAEVKPSSPEPKRRRATDVESSSPEPKRRRATEVTPSSPKPKRRRAAEVKPSSPEPNRRRAAEVEPSSPEPKRRRATEVKPSSPKPNRRRAAEVKPSSPKPKRRRAAEVKPSSPKPKRRRAAEVKPSSPKPERRRAADVELSSPKPERRMAAEVKPSSPKPKRRRATEVKPSSPKPKRWRAVEVKPSSPKPNRRRAAEVKPSSPKPKRRRAAEVKPSSPKPKRRRAAVVKPSSPKPKRWRAAEVKPSSPKPKRRRAPEVKPSSPKPKRRRVADVESSSPKPKRWRAAEVKPSSPKPKRRRAAEVKPSSPKPKRRRAAEVKPSSPKTKRRRAADVESSSPEPKRRITAEVKPSSPKPKRRRAAEVKPSSPKPKRQRATEVKPSSPKPKKRRAAVMEPSSPKPKRRRAAEVKPSSPKPRRRRAADVETSSPNPKRQRAAEVKPSSPEPKRRRAAEVKPSSPEPKWRRAAEVIPSSPKPKRRRAAEVKPSSPKPKRRRAAEVKPSSPKPKRRRVADVESSSPEPKRQRADEVEPSSPKPKRQRAAVMEASSPKPKRRRAADAESSSPEPKRRRAAEVKPSSPKPKRRRVADVESSSPEPKRQRADEVEPSSPKPKRQRAAVMEPSSPKPKRRRAADAESSSPEPKRRRAAEVKPSSPKSKRRRAAEVKPSSPKPKRRRAAEVKPSSPKPKRRRAADVESSSPEPKRRRTAEVKPSSPKPKRRRAAEVKPSSPKPKRQRATEVKPSLPKPKRRRLSKLRTGHCTQP; the protein is encoded by the exons gttATCAATACTCTGGCTGACCATCATCATCGTGGGACTGACTTTGGTGGAAGTCCTTGGTTAGGTATCATTATTGAATTTCCGAGAAGTTATAAAGTTGTCATTACCCTCTGGACAGTTTACCTTTGG gTGTCTTTCCTGAAGACTATCTTCCAGTCTGAAAATGGACATGATGGATCCACAGATGTACAGCAGAGAGCCTGGAGGTCCAACCGCCGTAGACAGGAAG gaaataaaattggCCTGAAAGACGTCATTACTCTATGGAGACATGTGGAAACAAAAGTTAGAGCTAAAATCCATAAGATGAAGGTGACAACGAAAATCAACCATCATGACAAAATCAATGGAAAGAGGAAGACCGCCAAAAAACA GGCAATGTTTCAACGGGCGCAAGAGTTGCGGCGGCGGGCAGAGGACTACTACAAATGCAAA ATCACCCCTTCTGCAAGAAAGCCTCTTTGCAACTGG GTCAGAATGGCGGCAGGGGAGCATCGTCATTCTTCAGGATTGCCATACTGGCGCTACCTCACAGCTGAAACTTTAACAAACAGGATGGGCCACCAGACACCtcccttagctactcaggaggctgaggcagaagaaccacccaaacccaagaggcggagggccgctgaggtgaaaccatcatcacccgaacccaagaggcagagggccgctgaggtgaaaccatcatcacccgaacccaagaggcggagggccgctgaggtgaaaccatcatcacccgaacccaagaggcggagggccgctgaggtgaaaccatcatcacccaaacccaagaggcagagggccgctgaggtgaaaccatcatcacccaaacccaagaggcggagggccgctgacgTGGAATCTTCAtcacccgaacccaagaggcggaggaccgctgaggtgaaaccatcatcacccaaacccaagaggcggagggccgctgaggtgaaaccatcatcacccaaacccaagaggcggagggccgctgaggtgaaactaTTATCACCGAAACCCAAGAGGAGGAGGgacgctgaggtgaaaccatcatcacccaaatccaagaggcggagggccgctgaggtgaaaccatcatcacccaaacccaagaggcagagggccTCTGAGGTGataccatcatcacccaaacccaagaggcggagtgCCGCTGAGgagaaaccatcatcacccaaacccaagaggcagagggccactgaggtgaaaccatcatcacccaaacccaagaggcggagagCCGCTGTCATGGAACCTTCTTCACCCGAACCCAAGATGCGGAGGGCTGCTGTCGTGCAACCTTCAtcacccgaacccaagaggcgAAGGGCCGCTGAGGTGGAACCATCATCAACcaaacccgagaggcggagggccgctgaggtggaaccatcatcacccaaacccgagaggcggagggccactgaggtgaaaccatcatcacccaaaccgaggatcactgaggtgaaaccatcatcacccaaacccaagaggcggagggccgctgaggtgataccatcatcacccaaacccaagaggcagagggccactgaggtgaaaccatcatcacctgaacccaagaggcggagggccgctgac gtgaaaccatcatcacctgaacccaagaggcggagggccgcagACGTGGAATCTGCatcacctgaacccaagaggcggagggccactgaggtgacaccatcatcacccaaacccaagaggcggagggccgctgaggtgaaaccatcatcacccaaacccaagaggcagagggccGCTGACGTGGAATCTTCATCACCCGAACcaaagaggcggagggccgctgaggtgaaaccatcatcacccaaacccaagaggcggagggccgctgaggtgaaaccatcatcacctgAACCCAacaggcggagggccgctgacgTGGAACCTTCatcacctgaacccaagaggcggagggccgctgaggtgaaaccatcatcacccaaacccaacaggcggagggccgctgaggtgaagccatcatcacccaaacccaagaggcggagggccgctgaggtgaaaccatcatcacccaaacccgagaggcggagggccgctgacgTGGAACcttcatcacccaaacccaagaggcggagggccactgaggtgaaaccatcatcacccaaacccaagaggcagagggccgctgaggtgaaaccatcgtCACCCAAACCCAACAGACGGAGGGCCGCCGAGGTGAAACCATcgtcacccaaacccaagaggcggagggccaccgaggtgaaaccatcatcacccaaacccaagaggcggagggccgctgaggtgaaaccatcatcacccaaacccaagaggcggagggccgctgaggtgaaaccatcatcacccaaacccaagaggcggagggcccctgaggtgaaaccatcatcacccaaacccaagaggcggagggtcGCTGACGTGGAATCTTCAtcacccgaacccaagaggcggagggccgctgaggtgaaaccatcatcacccaaacctaggaggcggagggccgctgacgtggaaacatcatcacccaaacccaagaggcagagggccgctgaggtgaaaccatcatcacccgaacccaagaggcagagggccgctgaggtgaaaacatcatcacccgaacccaagtggcggagggccgctgaggtgaaaccatcatcaccgaaacccaagaggcggagggccgctgacgCGGAACCTTCATCACCCGAACACAAGAGgaggagggccgctgaggtgaaaccatcatcacccaatcCCAAGAGGAGGAGGGCCGCTGAGGTAAAACCATCatcacctgaacccaagaggcggagggccgctgacgTGGAATCTTCATCACCCGAACccgaggcggagg ccgctgaggtgaaaccatcatcacccgaacccaagaggcggagggccgctgaggtgaaaccgtcatcacctgaacccaagaggaggagggtcgctgaggtgaaaccatcatcacctgaacccaagaggcggagggccacaGACGTGGAATCTTCatcacctgaacccaagaggcggagggccactgaggtgacaccatcatcacccaaacccaagaggcggagggccgctgaggtgaaaccatcatcacctgAACCCAacaggcggagggccgctgaggtggaACCTTCatcacctgaacccaagaggcggagggccactgaggtgaaaccatcatcacccaaacccaacaggcggagggccgctgaggtgaaaccatcatcacccaaacccaagaggcggagggccgctgaggtgaaaccatcatcacccaaacccaagaggcggagggctgctgaggtgaaaccatcatcacccaaacccgagaggcggagggccgctgacgTGGAACTTTCATCACCCAAACCCGAGAGGCGAATGGctgctgaggtgaaaccatcatcacccaaacccaagaggcggagggccactgaggtgaaaccatcatcacccaaacccaagaggtggagggccGTTGAGGTGAAACCATCGTCACCCAAACCCAACAGACGGAGGGCCGCCGAGGTGAAACCATcgtcacccaaacccaagaggcggagggccgccgaggtgaaaccatcatcacccaaacccaagaggcggagggccgctgtggtgaaaccatcatcacccaaaccgaAGAGgtggagggccgctgaggtgaaaccatcatcacccaaacccaagaggcggagggcccctgaggtgaaaccatcatcacccaaacccaagaggcggagggtcGCTGACGTGGAATcttcatcacccaaacccaagaggtggagggccgctgaggtgaaaccatcatcacccaaacccaagaggcggagggccgctgaggtgaaaccatcatcacccaaacccaagaggcggagggccgctgaggtgaaaccatcatcacccaaaaccaagaggcggagggccgctgacgTGGAATCTTCAtcacccgaacccaagaggcggattACCGCTGAGGTGAAACCGTCATCACCCAAACCGAAGAGGCGGAGGGctgctgaggtgaaaccatcatcacccaaacccaagaggcagagggccactgaggtgaaaccatcatcacccaaaccgaAGAAGCGGAGAGCCGCTGTCATGGAACcttcatcacccaaacccaagaggcggagggccgctgaggtgaaaccatcatcacccaaacctaggaggcggagggccgctgacgtggaaacatcatcacccaatcccaagaggcagagggccgctgaggtgaaaccatcatcacccgaacccaagaggcggagggccgctgaggtgaaaccatcatcacccgaacccaagtggcggagggccgctgaggtgataccatcatcacccaaacccaagaggcggagggccgctgaggtgaaaccatcatcaccgaaacccaagaggcggagggccgctgaggtgaaaccatcatcacccaaacccaagaggcggagggtcGCTGACGTGGAATCTTCAtcacccgaacccaagaggcagagggccGATGAGGTcgaaccatcatcacccaaacccaagaggcagagagcCGCTGTCATGGAAGcttcatcacccaaacccaagaggcggagggccgctgacgCGGAATCTTCAtcacccgaacccaagaggcggagggccgctgaggtgaaaccatcatcacccaaacccaagaggcggagggtcGCTGACGTGGAATCTTCAtcacccgaacccaagaggcagagggccGATGAGGTcgaaccatcatcacccaaacccaagaggcagagagcCGCTGTCATGGAACcttcatcacccaaacccaagaggcggagggccgctgacgCGGAATCTTCAtcacccgaacccaagaggcggagggccgctgaggtgaaaccatcatcacccaaatccaagaggcggagggccgctgaggtgaaaccatcatcacccaaacccaagaggcggagggccgctgaggtgaaaccatcatcacccaaacccaagaggcggagggccgctgacgTGGAATCTTCAtcacccgaacccaagaggcggaggacCGCTGAGGTGAAACCTTCATCACCCAAACCGAAGAGGCGGAGGGctgctgaggtgaaaccatcatcacccaaacccaagaggcagagggccactgaggtgaaaccatcattacccaaacccaagaggcggaggttgagtaAGCTGAGAACAGGCCATTGCACTCAACCCTGA